Genomic window (Capsicum annuum cultivar UCD-10X-F1 chromosome 10, UCD10Xv1.1, whole genome shotgun sequence):
NNNNNNNNNNNNNNNNNNNNNNNNNNNNNNNNNNNNNNNNNNNNNNNNNNNNNNNNNNNNNNNNNNNNNNNNNNNNNNNNNNNNNNNNNNNNNNNNNNNNNNNNNNNNNNNNNNNNNNNNNNNNNNNNNNNNNNNNNNNNNNNNNNNNNNNNNNNNNNNNNNNNNNNNNNNNNNNNNNNNNNNNNNNNNNNNNNNNNNNNNNNNNNNNNNNNNNNNNNNNNNNNNNNNNNNNNNNNNNNNNNNNNNNNNNNNNNNNNNNNNNNNNNNNNNNNNNNNNNNNNNNNNNNNNNNNNNNNNNNNNNNNNNNNNNNNNNNNNNNNNNNNNNNNNNNNNNNNNNNNNNNNNNNNNNNNNNNNNNNNNNNNNNNNNNNNNNNNNNNNNNNNNNNNNNNNNNNNNNNNNNNNNNNNNNNNNNNNNNNNNNNNNNNNNNNNNNNNNNNNNNNNNNNNNNNNNNNNNNNNNNNNNNNNNNNNNNNNNNNNNNNNNNNNNNNNNNNNNNNNNNNNNNNNNNNNNNNNNNNNNNNNNNNNNNNNNNNNNNNNNNNNNNNNNNNNNNNNNNNNNNNNNNNNNNNNNNNNNNNNNNNNNNNNNNNNNNNNNNNNNNNNNNNNNNNNNNNNNNNNNNNNNNNNNNNNNNNNNNNNNNNNNNNNNNNNNNNNNNNNNNNNNNNNNNNNNNNNNNNNNNNNNNNNNNNNNNNNNNNNNNNNNNNNNNNNNNNNNNNNNNNNNNNNNNNNNNNNNNNNNNNNNNNNNNNNNNNNNNNNNNNNNNNNNNNNNNNNNNNNNNNNNNNNNNNNNNNNNNNNNNNNNNNNNNNNNNNNNNNNNNNNNNNNNNNNNNNNNNNNNNNNNNNNNNNNNNNNNNNNNNNNNNNNNNNNNNNNNNNNNNNNNNNNNNNNNNNNNNNNNNNNNNNNNNNNNNNNNNNNNNNNNNNNNNNNNNNNNNNNNNNNNNNNNNNNNNNNNNNNNNNNNNNNNNNNNNNNNNNNNNNNNNNNNNNNNNNNNNNNNNNNNNNNNNNNNNNNNNNNNNNNNNNNNNNNNNNNNNNNNNNNNTAGTTCTAATATTAATGAAGTTATTACATGGCTGATACCAAAATACTTTTTGCATGGATAATTAGGACTATAGAATTACCAAAGtctttgcaatatttttcaaaatttgataattCAATGCTAGTAACAAGGACTAATTAAttactaagggtataatggggaaaaattattttgtcttgattaatgaaaaaagatgagtaaaatgagaaatcaaattagaaaatttgagatggataatttgggacggagggagtacttacTAATAGGAGGGAAGGCGGAGGAGAAACAGACAGCTCTCCGTCAACCAGTGATGGACCCAGGATTTTGTTCAAGTGGGTTCAAGTTACAATGAACCATGACGTTAACTGAtcataattatcatttttctATTTCCATAATACCCCTAGAAAAATTGTTTTGAGGTgatattttattctaaaatatatgcTCTCCTAATACTTTTGAAAATATTGTTTTGAGGTGGTGttcaatttaaaaagaaaagagtaaataaacaaaataatataattttctaacAAATACTATATCATTAATCTAATTATAAGGTTGAAATTTTCCACATATCCTCAATATAAAAtgttaaatattaatattataaataatattaaaaaaatagaaattttgaaattaaaaccataaataaaacaagaaaataacaaaGACACACTAACCTAATTGGGTGTAccaaggaagaagaaaaaaatactcagctttgtatattaaaaaataatttaaattacgCATAATAACAAGTAAGTTAATATTATTAACCTAAATTATTATTAACAatttaaaccaatttcaagtaatATATTAAAGAAAAACCGAACTAATAATTCATTGCTACTTCACCGCAAACTATAACTCATGTCTGGAGGACAGAGTCTGAAAAAGTGgaggataaaatataaaatataaaagccTCCAACAAGTTTCGATCCCCCAATCTTATGTCTAATTGAACCCTCAATTACCATTGAGCTACACCTTTTACTGAATATAGTAGgttcattttatttatatatatatttgttcagaaaattaatataaataaaataaaaagaaatacgACGAAGCAGGTTCAACTGAACCCGCTTGaaacacaaagtttaagaaaataaagacgacttttgaatcttgtggtcttaaattaaagttgtgtcaaatgtaccaaaatgccctttaatcttgtggtcctaaacatgccatgtggaaagttgaaattaaagtattgccaaaaaaggaaagggatcattcttttttaaacagattaaaaaggaaagtagtcattcttttttaaacggagggaatataagttatttatgtattagaagattaattatatttaataaaaaaaaaagtaaaataaatatttatgacatgtttacttcagctgcttcacccaTAATTTGACTATATCACCATAgttaataattataagtcatctaaatattacaaaactaatattaaaaaattattataaagtcatttaagtattaaaacattaataatatttaatattaaatttatttgacattatatatgagttctatttaatttttttcacaagtatttttgtctattaattttttatatcactttttttagttattataagtcatttaggacatgTCTGCTTCACTATTGTAATCGTGATTTTTCAATATCActccttattaattattataactatttcagtattgtgtcacttaaattgagacttgagtaattattttctttagaacgaaaaaagaaaaaagaaaagaaaaaagaaaaaagaaaaaagaaaaaagaaaaaaaaagaaaaaagaaaaaaaaaacaattttttttaaatgaataaataaataaataaatcttatcacttttaattagttattataagttatttaagatgTGTCTGCTTCgatgtttcaatcgtgattttactatatcactcctaattaattattatgaccatttaagcATTATATCGCATAAATTGTGACTTgagtaattattttctttaaaaatacaaaatctttttaaaatgaataaataaataaatcttattaattaattattattataatattaatttaatataaatattagatCCGTGCACTGGCATGGGCTGCTGGGAACTAGTACTTAAGATGTCAAATAATCAGTCAATGAATTTTGAAGGAAAAATCAAAAGCACAAAGTACATGGATTTTAACCCATATTCATGCAATATTTAAGATccacttatttcttttattaatcGACATTCGACACCATATTATATGTTAAAAACAAAGTTTCATTGTAAAGATTCATGATGTTGAAATTAGTTACTAATTCTAGTTGTTAGTTAGCTTGTTATCAGAGACGGATCCAGGATTCGAACTCACCGGGTGCCACGTAATTCAATCGGATTATTTATCTTTTCGGTCTATAGGATAATTaacaaatcaatcaataataaaagaataataataaatgaccaaacttaaaatttttaataatattactaatatcataatatccataattcattacaaTTTCCCATGACgagttttcatattctgaaaGCGATCAACGATGgcatcattacttatatttgcaAATAAATCACGCTCTATGTAACATACTAAACAATCATTTAAATATTGATCACCAATACTATTTCACACTTCATTTTTTATGTGCTTCATGGAAGAGAATGCTCTTTCAACAGTTGCCGTAGCGGCgggtaaaatcaaaatcaacttcacaagtaaataaacaagtgaataagtctccACAAGATTTGCCTCAACTAATGCCTTTGCCAAATCACAAATTCCTTGCAAGTTGGAGAACTTGGAATTACCACCTCACATATGAATTATGAAGGTATCAAGTTGGTAACTCAAAGCTCGAAGCTTTCCATCATTAAACTCATTTAGATAACACTTTGCTAAAGTCATGATTCTACCTTTGtcaaagttagaaaaagaattgaCAGGATTCAAGCTACCCATCCCAAGAAGCAAATCACTACTCACTACAGCAAAACGCTCATTAAGCTCTTGAAGTTGCACATCAATGACTGCACAAAAGATTTCAACACGTAAGTGGTGCAAATAACAAACATCTAAACACTTACGCTTTGACTTTTCGGGAAAATAAGGCTCATCTAATTTGGGAATCAAGATATCACGTGAATCACAAAATGAAGAAACATCATTCAACAAAGATTCCCACCCATTCTCTCTCATATCTTGCAATCTTTTCTTCGAGATGTTAAGAAACTCCACGACATTAACAATATCTTGacctttttttttgtaaaatgttGCTCAACTCATTTGACATGGCCAACACTTTCAACATCAAGTGAAGCATaaaaacaaatttgaatgttCTAACCTTTGTCAAAAGATATTCCGCTTGATTTCTATCACTTGAAGTAGAACCTTCAATTTCAGTCACTCCAAGCATATGaacaatggatgaaaaataataagaaagttatccaatgTTTTGAAATGTGATCCCCAATGAGTATTACCCGGTCTTTGAAGCCCACACTCTTGATTTAATCCTTGTCCGATATGAGCTTCACCGGACTCAAGTAATTGcttcaaatttttagtttggTAATGACGAAGTAAATCTCGACGTTTAAAATATCCTCCAACAACATTCAACATATTAGTAACATGATAAAAAAAGTCTTCAACTTCCACATATTTTTTAGCAATAGCTACACGTGTTAGTTGCAATTGATGtgcaaaataattaatataatatgcCGAAGgactatctttcataattaaagtttTGAGATCATTTATCTCTCCCTTCATATTACTAGCTCCATCATAACCTTGCCCACGTATTTTGGATGGACTTAGTGAATGATCGGAAAGCAAAGaataaatttctttcttcaatGAGCAAGCCGATGTATCACTAACATGGACAAGACCGATAAATTGTTCCACTACTTCACCCTTTTTATCAACATATCTCAAAACAAGAGCCATTTGTTCTTTGTGTTAGATGTCTTTGGATTCATCAACTAATATACCAAAATAATCTCCATTCAAGTCCGCAATTATAACTTTCAATGCTTCTTTAGCACAAGCATTGACAATATCCTTTTGGATCATAGGACAAGTCAAAGTATCATTTTGTGGAGCTTTTTCTAATATCACTTTTCCCACATATAGATGGCTGTCTCCATGCCACCgtaaaaatcctaaaaagtagCCTTGATTACTTGAAGATTCACTTTCGTCATGACCTCGAAAAGGCAATCCATAATACAAAAGAAGTCTTGCTACATTAATTGAAGCTTCCAAACGCATTCGATACTCACTATTTGACTTTTCAGAATGTTTATCAAGAACAACTTGAATTGATTGACGACGATTTGATAAATCTAGCATCTTATTGTAACATTTGTGCTGAACACTATTAACTTTACCGACATGCAAACGAAATCTTTCAAGAGCCTTATTCCAACCCCTAAAACCTTTTGATGCATAAAAATCACCCGTAGTTTCATGAATAAATtcatttttgaataaataacatCAAAGACAATATGCAACATTTTTCTCCACACTATACTCCAACTAAGTCGAATGTGAACCTTTAAACCAACTTGGAGCAAATTGATGCATTCCACCTCCTATTTCACTTGAAGGATATGGTTTCAAGATAGGTTGACAAGGccttttttcaatataatatttcctCACTTCATCTCGTATTCGAGGATCATAATCAGAAATAGGTCTTCTTTCTCCCGGATCGGCTTTAAGTGAACTCAAATCGAGGTCAGTTATAAGACAAGAACGATTGACATTGACATTACTAGAACTAGATTGAGAATAATTAGCCTTCTTGAAAAAAATTCT
Coding sequences:
- the LOC124887871 gene encoding zinc finger MYM-type protein 1-like, which produces MALVLRYVDKKGEVVEQFIGLVHVSDTSACSLKKEIYSLLSDHSLSPSKIRGQGYDGASNMKGEINDLKTLIMKDSPSAYYINYFAHQLQLTRVAIAKKYVEVEDFFYHVTNMLNVVGGYFKRRDLLRHYQTKNLKQLLESGEAHIGQGLNQECGLQRPVIDVQLQELNERFAVVSSDLLLGMGSLNPVNSFSNFDKGRIMTLAKCYLNEFNDGKLRALSYQLDTFIIHM